From the Cucurbita pepo subsp. pepo cultivar mu-cu-16 chromosome LG05, ASM280686v2, whole genome shotgun sequence genome, one window contains:
- the LOC111795108 gene encoding UDP-glycosyltransferase 84B2-like → MVVDQNIHVLMASAALQGHLNPMLKFAKSLISKGIHVTLATTDLARHRMLKHTTTSDPTNPSIQFEFFSDGLDLDFDRDANSDIFIDSLRTKASKNLSNLIAKLSQTTKFSCLILHQFVPWFIPIAKENNLPCAVLWIQPCALYSIYYRFFNKLNEFAILHNKNEPLQLPGLPLLNFEDLPTFIHPNAYLCFQKLLSEFFTFLDDVNWVLGTSFDELEEEVLGSMNDGVVRPMISPIGPLVSPFLLGKEEKVVEGGLSVDMWKADDSCLQWLDGRDMGSVVYVSFGSILVLSQEQVDNIASALLMSGKAFLWVFKRPSPEQSTKGCTVRLPDGFLEAAGGRGLIVNWCSQEQVLKHKAVGCFLTHCGWNSTLETVVTGVPVIAFPEWTDQPTNAKLLTDVFKMGVRTRKGDKGVASSKEVERCIWEMTDGPTAKVMAKRAVELMEAAKRAVEDGGSSHRNLDVFIADIGCKKVTT, encoded by the exons ATGGTGGTCGATCAAAACATCCATGTTCTCATGGCCTCAGCCGCCTTACAAGGCCATCTAAACCCCATGCTCAAGTTCGCCAAATCCCTCATCTCAAAGGGCATTCATGTCACCCTTGCCACCACCGACCTTGCCCGCCACCGTATGCTCAAACACACTACCACCTCCGATCCCACCAACCCATCAATCCAATTCGAGTTCTTCTCCGACGGTCTCGACCTCGACTTCGACCGGGACGCCAACTCTGACATTTTTATTGACTCTCTAAGAACCAAAGCTAGCAAAAACCTCTCAAATCTCATTGCTAAATTATCCCAAACTACAAAATTCTCGTGCCTAATCCTCCACCAATTTGTGCCTTGGTTCATACCTATTGCTAAAGAAAACAACCTCCCTTGCGCTGTGCTTTGGATCCAGCCTTGCGCTCTCTACTCCATCTACTATCGTTTCTTTAACAAACTCAATGAGTTCGCCATTTTACATAACAAGAACGAGCCTCTCCAATTACCCGGCTTGCCATTACTCAACTTTGAAGACCTCCCTACCTTCATCCACCCAAATGCTTATCTTTGCTTCCAAAAACTTCTCTCAGAATTTTTCACCTTCTTGGATGACGTGAATTGGGTTTTGGGGACTTCGTTCGACGAGCTGGAGGAGGAGGTATTGGGGTCCATGAACGATGGGGTTGTTCGGCCGATGATATCACCAATCGGGCCATTAGTATCGCCATTTTTGCTTGGGAAGGAGGAGAAAGTGGTGGAGGGTGGGCTAAGCGTAGACATGTGGAAGGCGGATGATTCTTGCCTGCAATGGCTGGATGGGCGGGACATGGGGTCAGTTGTTTATGTGTCGTTTGGGAGTATTCTTGTTTTGTCTCAGGAGCAAGTTGACAATATTGCTAGTGCGTTATTGATGAGTGGGAAAGCGTTTCTTTGGGTGTTCAAGCGACCGTCGCCTGAGCAATCTACTAAGGGTTGCACTGTTCGGCTGCCGGATGGGTTTCTTGAGGCTGCTGGTGGGAGGGGACTCATCGTGAATTGGTGCTCTCAAGAACAg GTTCTCAAGCATAAAGCAGTGGGTTGCTTCCTAACTCACTGTGGGTGGAACTCAACGCTTGAGACGGTGGTCACCGGAGTTCCAGTGATAGCATTTCCGGAGTGGACGGATCAGCCCACGAATGCCAAATTGTTAACGGACGTTTTCAAGATGGGTGTGAGGACGAGAAAGGGAGATAAGGGAGTTGCTAGTTCAAAAGAAGTGGAGAGATGCATATGGGAGATGACCGATGGCCCTACGGCAAAGGTAATGGCAAAAAGGGCGGTAGAGCTGATGGAGGCGGCGAAAAGAGCGGTGGAGGACGGTGGTTCTTCTCACCGGAATCTTGATGTATTCATTGCTGACATTGGTTGCAAGAAGGTGACAACTTAA
- the LOC111795805 gene encoding UDP-glycosyltransferase 84B2-like, whose protein sequence is MVLHQNIHVLMTTLALQGHLNPMLKFAKILVTKGIHVTIATTELARHNIFKHTTTAPATNDDADADADATMPSIKLEFFSDGLDVDFNRQSNYDYWVETLETEGRKNFSNLVTKLSERTKFSCLIVHQFVPWFIPVAKENNLPCVALWIQPCALYSIYYHFFNKLNDFAILQNSNETLQLPGMPLLNFDDIPTFIFPNAHLAIQKVLSDFFAFLGDVKWVLGNSFYELEEEVVESIRGVVRPMLYPIGPLVSPFLFGKEKEEERDFGVSVDMWKADDSCLQWLDGQDLGSVVYVSFGSVVVLSQDQMDNVANGLLMSGKPFLWVFKRPSSDKESTDGTVRLPDGFLQAAGRRGMVVNWCSQEKVLKHKAVGCFITHCGWNSMLETVIAGVPAIAFPEWADQPTNARLLTDVFKMGVRIRKGDEGIVSSKEVERCIWEMTDGPNATAMAKRAVELMEAGKRAVEDGGSSHRNLDLFIADIVGKKDTTNVHANLEMA, encoded by the exons ATGGTGCTCCATCAAAACATCCATGTTCTCATGACCACACTTGCCTTACAAGGCCATCTAAACCCTATGCTTAAGTTCGCTAAAATCCTCGTCACAAAGGGCATTCATGTTACCATTGCCACCACCGAGCTAGCCCGACACAACATTTTCAAACACACTACAACAGCACCAGCCACTAACGACGATGCCGATGCCGATGCCGATGCCACCATGCCATCAATCAAACTCGAGTTCTTCTCGGACGGACTCGACGTCGACTTCAACCGTCAAAGTAACTATGACTATTGGGTCGAAACACTAGAAACCGAAGGCAGAAAAAACTTTTCAAATCTCGTGACGAAATTATCCGAACGCACAAAATTCTCGTGCCTAATCGTCCACCAATTTGTGCCTTGGTTCATACCGGTcgcaaaagaaaacaacctCCCTTGCGTCGCGCTTTGGATCCAGCCATGTGCTCTCTACTCTATCTATTACCATTTCTTCAACAAACTCAACGATTTCGCCATTTTACAAAACTCGAACGAGACTCTCCAATTACCCGGTATGCCGTTACTCAACTTCGACGACATCCCTACCTTCATCTTCCCCAACGCTCACCTCGCCATCCAAAAGGTCCTCTCTGATTTTTTCGCCTTTTTGGGCGATGTGAAGTGGGTCTTGGGGAATTCCTTTTACGAGCTGGAGGAGGAGGTTGTCGAGTCCATACGCGGGGTTGTTCGGCCGATGCTTTATCCTATCGGTCCATTGGTGTCGCCGTTTTTATttgggaaggagaaggaggaagAGAGGGACTTTGGGGTGAGCGTAGACATGTGGAAGGCGGATGATTCTTGCTTGCAATGGCTCGATGGGCAGGATTTAGGGTCGGTTGTTTATGTGTCCTTTGGGAGTGTTGTTGTTTTGTCTCAGGACCAAATGGACAATGTTGCTAATGGGTTGTTGATGAGTGGCAAGCCATTTCTTTGGGTGTTCAAACGGCCCTCCTCGGACAAGGAGTCTACCGATGGTACTGTTCGGCTGCCGGATGGCTTTCTTCAGGCTGCTGGCCGGAGGGGGATGGTCGTCAATTGGTGCTCTCAAGAAAAG GTTCTGAAGCACAAAGCAGTGGGTTGCTTCATAACTCATTGCGGGTGGAACTCAATGCTAGAGACGGTCATTGCCGGGGTTCCAGCGATAGCATTTCCGGAGTGGGCGGATCAACCTACGAATGCTAGATTGTTGACGGATGTTTTCAAGATGGGTGTGAGAATAAGGAAGGGAGATGAGGGAATTGTTAGTTCAAAAGAGGTGGAGAGATGCATATGGGAGATGACCGACGGCCCGAACGCGACGGCAATGGCAAAAAGGGCGGTTGAGCTGATGGAAGCGGGCAAAAGAGCCGTGGAGGACGGTGGTTCTTCTCATCGGAATCTTGATCTTTTTATAGCTGACATTGTTGGCAAAAAGGACACGACAAACGTGCATGCAAATCTTGAGATGGCATGA
- the LOC111795901 gene encoding UDP-glycosyltransferase 84B2-like: protein MALHQNIHVLMATPAVHSHLNPMLKFAKCLITKGIHVTIATTEPARHSMLKHTTTADPDATNPSIQFEFFSDGLDLDFDRHSNYDYWIDVVRTKGCKNLSDLIVKLSQRTKFSCIILHQFNPFFIPIAKQNNLPCVVLWIHPCALYSIYYHFFNKLDDFTILQDPNEPLRLPGLPLLDFDDLPSFILPKAHPSLQKLISDFFTFLGDVKWILGDSFYELEEEVLESMSGVVRPMVFPIGPLVSPFLLGKEEEEKEERDYGLSVDMWVADDSCLQWLDGQDLGLVVYVSFGSLIVLSQEQIDNIANGLLMSGKPFLWVLKRPSPEKESTVRLPDGFLEATSGRGLVVNWCPQEQVLKHKAVGCFLTHCGWSSTLETVVAGVPVIAFPEWTDQPTNAKLLTDVFKMGVRMRKGDGGIVSSKEVERCIWEMTDGPNAKAMAKRAAELMEAGKRAVEDGGSSHRNLDLFIADIVGKNVTAEVHANAEIA, encoded by the exons ATGGCGCTCCATCAAAACATCCATGTTCTCATGGCCACACCAGCCGTACATAGCCATCTAAACCCCATGCTCAAGTTCGCCAAATGCCTTATCACAAAGGGTATTCACGTTACCATCGCTACCACCGAGCCAGCCCGCCACAGCATGCTCAAACACACTACAACCGCCGATCCCGATGCTACGAACCCGTCAATCCAATTCGAGTTCTTCTCGGACGGACTCGACCTCGACTTCGACCGTCACAGTAACTACGACTATTGGATCGACGTCGTAAGAACCAAAGGCTGCAAAAACTTATCAGACCTCATTGTCAAATTATCCCAACGCACAAAATTCTCGTGCATAATTCTCCACCAATTCAATCCTTTTTTCATACCCATCGCCAAACAAAACAACCTCCCTTGCGTTGTGCTTTGGATCCATCCTTGTGCCCTCTATTCCATCTATTACCATTTCTTCAACAAACTCGACGATTTCACCATTTTACAAGACCCGAACGAGCCTCTCCGATTACCCGGTCTGCCGTTACTCGACTTCGACGACCTCCCTTCCTTCATCCTCCCCAAGGCTCATCCCAGCCTCCAAAAACTCATCTCTgattttttcacatttttggGCGACGTGAAGTGGATTCTTGGGGATTCCTTTTACGAGCTGGAGGAGGAGGTTTTGGAGTCCATGAGCGGGGTTGTTCGGCCGATGGTTTTTCCGATCGGGCCGTTGGTGTCGCCGTTTTTATTggggaaggaggaggaggagaaggaagagagggACTATGGGTTGAGCGTAGACATGTGGGTGGCGGATGATTCTTGCTTGCAATGGCTCGATGGGCAGGATTTAGGGTTGGTTGTTTATGTGTCGTTTGGGAGTCTTATTGTTTTGTCTCAGGAGCAAATTGACAATATTGCTAACGGGTTGTTGATGAGTGGGAAGCCATTTCTTTGGGTGTTAAAGCGACCGTCGCCGGAGAAGGAGTCTACCGTTCGACTACCGGATGGGTTTCTTGAGGCTACTAGTGGGAGAGGGCTCGTCGTGAATTGGTGCCCTCAAGAACAG GTTCTGAAGCACAAAGCGGTTGGTTGCTTCCTAACTCATTGTGGGTGGAGCTCAACGCTAGAGACGGTGGTTGCCGGAGTTCCAGTGATAGCATTTCCGGAGTGGACGGATCAACCTACGAATGCCAAATTGTTGACGGATGTTTTCAAGATGGGTGTGAGGATGAGGAAGGGAGATGGTGGAATTGTTAGTTCAAAAGAGGTGGAGAGATGCATATGGGAGATGACCGACGGCCCGAACGCGAAGGCAATGGCGAAAAGGGCGGCTGAGCTGATGGAGGCGGGCAAAAGAGCGGTGGAGGACGGTGGTTCTTCTCACCGGAATCTTGATCTGTTTATAGCTGACATTGTTGGCAAAAATGTGACGGCCGAAGTGCATGCAAACGCTGAgattgcatga